A segment of the Mangrovimonas sp. YM274 genome:
ACCATCATTTGGATTCATGTTAGGTCCGTATGTATTGAAAATACGAATGATTTTAACATCTACATCATTCTGAATATGATAGTCCATAAACAAAGTTTCCGCACAACGCTTTCCTTCATCATAACAAGAACGCAAACCAATTGGATTCACATTTCCCCAATAGGATTCCGGTTGTGGATGCACCGAAGGATCGCCATACACCTCACTAGTGGATGCCTGCAAAATTCTGGCCTTAACACGTTTTGCCAAGCCCAGCATATTGATGGCGCCCATCACTGACGTTTTGATAGTCTTGATAGGGTTGTACTGATAATGTACAGGAGAAGCCGGACATGCCAAATTGTAAATTTCGTCCACCTCGATCATATAAGGTTGAGTCACATCATGACGTACTAATTCAAAGTAATGATGATCCATTAAATGCTCGATATTTTTTTTACTACCTGTAAAATAATTATCCAAACATATCACTTCATTGCCTTCATTCAGCAAACGTTCACATAAATGAGAACCAACGAATCCTGCTCCTCCTGTTATTAAAATACGCTTCATGTATATTTTTATTTGTTAAATAATTCTCTATTTGCATTTAATATTTTTGGATTGTCAAAATAGTCCTTTGCAAACATAAAGGCTTTTTTTGACTTCTTATCAAAATCCTCTTGGGACATTTGAGCACAATATTCAATAACTCTTTTAAATTCACCTATAGAATCCAAAGGAATATCCCAACCAATCTCTGTTGTATTCAAATCCCTCCAAGGGGTTTGGTCTGAAATAATGGTTAAACAACCATTTTGCCAGGATTCTACAATAACATGACCGTAGTTCTCATTAAAAGTAGGCAACAACAAGGCATGCTGATTATTTAATACGTTTTGCAAATTGGCATGTGGTACTGCTCCGACATATTCTACTTTTATATTCGATGGCATCTTTTTTATTTCCTCTTGACATTCCTTCCAATATGCAGGATCATCAACTGGACCAATAATAGTATATTCCACAAATGTCCTAGAATCTATCCCTTTTAATAATCGTAATGCCCCCAACAAGTTTTTCTTAGGATGTATTCTAGATAGATAGAATAACTTTAAATCCCCTTTTTCCTTGGCTCTTGGAGCATAATCTAATGATCTTTGTGGTAGATTTGAAGCTATTTTACAACGGATTCCATTTCCAAAATTTCGAAAAATCTCCTGTTGTTCGCTAACGGCAGTTGCATGCCATACTATTTTTTTATGCCAGCCTAACATTTTAAAACCTTTCAGAAAAACTTGTTTCTTTAAGGGCTTAATTTTTAAAGCGCCCTTACCCAACATTCCTCGAGGAGCCAAAATTACTTTAACATTAGCCCTTAAGGCAGCCCTTAACGGCAAAATTGAGAACTTGAATGAAAACAAAGAATTTAGATACACCAAATCGAAACTCTCGTTATTCAAAATTGACCTATAAAAACTATAGTTTTGATGCGCTTCATCCAAGTACATAATCCTATAACGACCCTTATCCAAAATTCTATTATATTCAATATTCGGATATGGAAGTGTGTCACCCAAATCCTTATTTGAGGTTAGAATGGTAAACTGATATTCCTTGCCCAATTTTGCCAATAAGTTGTTGATGGACTGTATCGGCCCGCCAGCTTTATACCCTGGCAAAAACCAATCTGTAACTATTAAAACTTTCTTTTGTAGTTTGTCTTCCATTCCAACAAGCTTATAAACTTTGATACAAAGCTAGGTATTGCTCCGCAATTACATCCAACTGAAACCTCTTAACATTTTCTAATCCTGAAACAATTAAATTTTGTCTATAGGCCTCGTCATCAAGGACCCTTTTCACTCCTTCACGAATAGAGTTCACACTATTAGGATTCACTAAACAAGCTCCTGCTCCAGCAACTTCCTTCATCGCCCCCATGTTTGAAGTGATCACTGGACGACCAATTGCCTGGGCTTCAATTATTGGCATCCCAAACCCCTCATATGTGGAAGCAAATAACACCAGATCACATTTTGTATAAGCATCCACAATCTCCTGGTATGACACATTAAACTTATTATTATATTCAAATTCAAAAGCTTTCAAAAGACTCAATTGTGACTCTGAGAGCAACCCTATGATCAATAAAGTACAATTAAGTTCTTTTAAAGCTTTTAGGGTACGTTCCAAATTTTTATTGGGTTTAGTTCCTAACAATAAAATTTGAGGTTTCCGAACATTTAATTCCTTCGGAGTATAGCATAACTGAGAATTTACCGGGTTATAAATCACTTGGATTTTGGAAGCTGCAAAAGGGATGACTTTTTTTAATTCCTTTTTGGAAAATTCTGATATCACGGTGATTTTTTTCACACACAATGCTGGGAGCCAAAACCAAAGCAATTTTATAATTTGTTGCTTTAACCAAGGCCCTTTTATAATTGACTGAACATCATGAATTGTCAGCACTGTTCTGTTTCCCGTTACCAAAGCCATATAATGCACATCGCCTGTAATATGAGTGATACTTCTCTCTGGAGCCCTATGAGATTTTAAATTTTTAACAATCGTCTGTAAATTTGCTCCAGAATGAGACACTTCTGCCAACGACACTTTACATATTTTGGAAATATGGCATACAACAACTGCAAACAACTCTTCTATACTGTTGTATTGTGGTAACTTTTTTCTAAAAACAAAATGAATACTCATTATCTAAACAATCTCAACTAACTTTTAATTAAAATTATAATCCAAAAAAATTAAAAGAATAACTCTCTACAATTTAATTAGGTTCTTAAAAGTCGTTTATCGACTATTGGCAAGGCAAATTTGATAATTAAACTGAATACTATTAAAAACATAAAGGTATTCCCTGAAATTTTCACAATATTCTTACTAAATATATTAAACAGAAAGTACATTGGAATCAAAAATCCATAAGCCCAAAGTGGATTTTTTATTTTTTCTAAAAAATATTTATAAATAAAACCTAATAAATACCCTAACAAATAAATTGGCACATACATAAAAATAGGACCATAATCCGCATAGGCTGAAGCCATATACCCTGTAGTAATTGACACGCCGGATTCAGTCCCAGACACTTCATTAATTCCTGTTAAGGCTCTTGTTTGTTCAGAATCGTCAATTGACTCCTTGTTAGGGAAAAGTATCCTTGGCATAAAAACATGCTCAAGAGCTCCGATCCAATATTTTCCATCCGTAAAGCCAGTATTTTGAGAAATATTTCCAATCGTCGCTGAGAAATATTCTAAAAAGAAAAAACGCTTAATCATGCCTTCAATACCCTCAGAGTAATCTTCTGATTTAACATTCGAAACTAAATCTGTAAATTTTTGAAATGCTTCCTGTTTAGATACCCTTACCACTTGGCTATCCAAACCACCTGACAGATATTCCCTATATTCTTCTTTTACAGCAGTCCAAATAACTCCTAAATTAAATAACAAAATGGCAATAAATACTATTTTCAAAATATTTTTCGGTTTATCTATGCGCTGATTGGTGATAAAAATAATTGGAAATAAAATAAGAATATCTTTAAAGGCCGAGAAAAAACCAGTAAAACCTAAGAGCACTTCAAATAGGATAATGGATAATACTGCTCTTTTATACTCATCCTTAACAAATGCCAAGGTAACAACTAAAAATAACAACACCCATTTAAAGTATAATAATGTTGTAAGAGGGGCTGCCAAACCAGGAATTATGGATGTCAATATTTTTAAGATGATTCCTGAACCAAATGAAAAAGAGACATAAAATATGATAGCCTTTTTAGTGTCATATTTTTCAAGTAAATCTCTTGGTATAGGGTTATAATTTATCTTTTTAGTAGCATGCCATGTCCCAAATGAAAAAATAATTAATCCAAGAATACTATAATAATAGGTGACATTTATAAAGTTAAGAGAATATCCAGGTCGCCATAACAAATCTACCATTTCTGCTCTGGACAGAGATAAATATATATATCCTGATGTAACGGCAAACCATTGAAAGAACATCCCTCCCAATATAACGGGAGGCACCCCTTTTTTCCAAAACAACTTAAAAATAAAAATAAGAGTTAAAAAGGCAGAGGAAATCTCAACTAAATAATCACCGAATGCCGATACTATAATAAAAATTGCGGAAATAAAATAAACCTGCTTTGGCATAAAATCCTCTTTTACCTATTGCTTTATCTTTGACTAAAGAAATTTTCAGAAGCAAATTTATACAATTCCATATCTAAAGAATTTAACTCTTTTAATTTATTGAGTTCCTTTGAAGATAAATCTTTTATAGCTATTCTTTTATGTGTTTTAGTTACATTATTGTGAGTTATATCTAATTTTAAATTATAAGTTTTAGCCATTAGCTCTAAATCATTAGTATAATTTTCAAATTGGCCTACGAAATCAAATCTTTTTATTAAGTTTTGTTTAGCTTTATTTAATTGAATCTTCGCCCCAGCCTTAGACGTCCTCCTGAATAATTGATCGTAGAAAACACCTGCGCAAAATTTAGTTTGTAGATTTAATGCTCTTGGAACACTCTCATAAAACTCAACTATTGATTTATCACCAATTTCATGTTTGTAAGCGGAATATCCAATTTGTTGTTTTTGAAAATAAAAGAAACTAATTAAATGATCTATTGGTTCCCTAAGAAATGTTATATGTAACTTTTGCCTATTTCTAACTGGGTTATTAATATGACAGTAATTTTCTATACCATATGGCCAATGTCCTATGATATACCTGAAATCATTTTTATAATATAAAATTTCTTTAAAACTTCCTGATCGATAAATTAAAGAAGATTCTATATTATTTACAATAATACTCTCTCTTAGAGATGTTCCTGCACATTTTGGAATATGCGTAAATATTATAGCGATATTATCATCTAAATGCATGTGGGTCTAAGCTTTATTAAAAAAAGTTTAAAAGGTCTATTTGCTACCTTATTCAACATTCATAATTAATCCCTAATAATTTTAATAAAAAAAATAGAATTAGTGATTTTTTTATTATTCAATCCCAAATATTTTTCTGGAATAAATTTAGCAGCTAATACAGATAAAATGGCCACAACTGAGATTAACACAAATACATATAAGTAATTATTTGAAACCTTTAATAATTTGATTAACTGAAAAACTGGCCAATGTAACACTAGAAATACCTTGGATTTTTCCCCTATCCAAGCCAAAGAATTAGACTTTATATATCTAAAAATATTTATACTCAAAATTATTCCAATTAATGAATTAATAACATATAAACAATAATTACCAAAGAAGACCTGATTTACATGAAAATCGACATAACTGGGATAAAAAAAGAATAAAGCCAAAAAAGTAATTGATAAAATAACCAAACTACGTTTATTTAATTTACGCATTAATTCCAATCTATTATACAAATAACCAGCACAGACAAAAAAAATAGCCAAAGGCAAATTATGAATTCCTAAAGGTAAAACCAGATTGAAATTTTTAAAAACAGCACCTAAAACCAATAATCCTACAGATAAGATCGCTATGTTTTTAATGCTTAATTTTAGTACTAAAAACATAACCATTTTTGCAATAAACAAAGAGAGTAAAAACCACAAAGAGCTATTTCCAACAGTCTCTCCACTCTTTATTAGATGAAATATTGGAGATAGCAGTATTTTTAAAATTGAATAATTACCATTAAAAAGTTCAGGCAACCTTACAATTATATACCCTAC
Coding sequences within it:
- a CDS encoding sulfotransferase family 2 domain-containing protein — its product is MHLDDNIAIIFTHIPKCAGTSLRESIIVNNIESSLIYRSGSFKEILYYKNDFRYIIGHWPYGIENYCHINNPVRNRQKLHITFLREPIDHLISFFYFQKQQIGYSAYKHEIGDKSIVEFYESVPRALNLQTKFCAGVFYDQLFRRTSKAGAKIQLNKAKQNLIKRFDFVGQFENYTNDLELMAKTYNLKLDITHNNVTKTHKRIAIKDLSSKELNKLKELNSLDMELYKFASENFFSQR
- a CDS encoding UDP-glucuronic acid decarboxylase family protein produces the protein MKRILITGGAGFVGSHLCERLLNEGNEVICLDNYFTGSKKNIEHLMDHHYFELVRHDVTQPYMIEVDEIYNLACPASPVHYQYNPIKTIKTSVMGAINMLGLAKRVKARILQASTSEVYGDPSVHPQPESYWGNVNPIGLRSCYDEGKRCAETLFMDYHIQNDVDVKIIRIFNTYGPNMNPNDGRVVSNFIVQALKGDDITIFGDGTQTRSFQYVDDLVEGTIRMMSSRDGFMGPVNIGNPGEFTMLELAEKVLKLTNSKSKLIHLPLPKDDPMQRKPNISLAQKELNGWEPKVHLEEGLVKTIAYFDQLLKEA
- a CDS encoding acyltransferase family protein; this encodes MSKLRNDTFDKISGVLILWMIIYHAFGWGELKASIIYNVLLKLLFFFIPWFYFKRGMFIKTNQKFSKTLQKEVENLLVPMVVWMSVGYIIVRLPELFNGNYSILKILLSPIFHLIKSGETVGNSSLWFLLSLFIAKMVMFLVLKLSIKNIAILSVGLLVLGAVFKNFNLVLPLGIHNLPLAIFFVCAGYLYNRLELMRKLNKRSLVILSITFLALFFFYPSYVDFHVNQVFFGNYCLYVINSLIGIILSINIFRYIKSNSLAWIGEKSKVFLVLHWPVFQLIKLLKVSNNYLYVFVLISVVAILSVLAAKFIPEKYLGLNNKKITNSIFFIKIIRD
- a CDS encoding glycosyltransferase family 1 protein, which translates into the protein MSIHFVFRKKLPQYNSIEELFAVVVCHISKICKVSLAEVSHSGANLQTIVKNLKSHRAPERSITHITGDVHYMALVTGNRTVLTIHDVQSIIKGPWLKQQIIKLLWFWLPALCVKKITVISEFSKKELKKVIPFAASKIQVIYNPVNSQLCYTPKELNVRKPQILLLGTKPNKNLERTLKALKELNCTLLIIGLLSESQLSLLKAFEFEYNNKFNVSYQEIVDAYTKCDLVLFASTYEGFGMPIIEAQAIGRPVITSNMGAMKEVAGAGACLVNPNSVNSIREGVKRVLDDEAYRQNLIVSGLENVKRFQLDVIAEQYLALYQSL
- a CDS encoding glycosyltransferase: MEDKLQKKVLIVTDWFLPGYKAGGPIQSINNLLAKLGKEYQFTILTSNKDLGDTLPYPNIEYNRILDKGRYRIMYLDEAHQNYSFYRSILNNESFDLVYLNSLFSFKFSILPLRAALRANVKVILAPRGMLGKGALKIKPLKKQVFLKGFKMLGWHKKIVWHATAVSEQQEIFRNFGNGIRCKIASNLPQRSLDYAPRAKEKGDLKLFYLSRIHPKKNLLGALRLLKGIDSRTFVEYTIIGPVDDPAYWKECQEEIKKMPSNIKVEYVGAVPHANLQNVLNNQHALLLPTFNENYGHVIVESWQNGCLTIISDQTPWRDLNTTEIGWDIPLDSIGEFKRVIEYCAQMSQEDFDKKSKKAFMFAKDYFDNPKILNANRELFNK